Proteins encoded together in one Pseudomonadota bacterium window:
- the gatA gene encoding Asp-tRNA(Asn)/Glu-tRNA(Gln) amidotransferase subunit GatA: MHDLTLAELSVALRRGETTSEELTRHFLARIERLDSALNSFVTVTAERALGQARAADAARRRGEAGPLTGIPMAHKDIFCTEGVKTSCGSKMLDSFISPYDATVVERLQAAGMVMLGKTNMDEFAMGSSNETSFYGPVRNPWDRERVPGGSSGGSACAVAARLAPAATGTDTGGSIRQPASLCGVTGVKPTYGRVSRYGMVAFASSLDQGGPITYTAQDAALLLNAMSGFDARDSTSAERPDEDYTANLDAPLTRLRIGLPKEFFGSGLNPGVARVIEAAIKGFEGLGARAIEIELPNTPLSIPAYYVVAPAECSSNLARFDGVRFGYRCAAPADLHDLYCRSRGEGFGAEVKRRIMIGTYALSAGYYDAYYLKAQQIRRLIRDDYRRAFERVDVIMGPTSPSVAFKLGEKTGDPITMYLSDIYTISVNLAGLPGMSIPAGFAEGLPVGLQLIGEHFGEARLLNIAHRYQQVTDWHRRTPPGID, encoded by the coding sequence GGAGCGCGCCCTCGGCCAAGCGCGGGCCGCGGATGCCGCACGCCGCCGGGGCGAAGCCGGGCCCCTGACGGGAATCCCGATGGCCCATAAGGACATCTTCTGCACCGAGGGGGTCAAGACCAGCTGTGGCTCGAAGATGTTGGATAGTTTCATCTCGCCCTACGACGCGACGGTGGTCGAGCGCCTGCAGGCCGCGGGCATGGTGATGCTCGGGAAGACCAACATGGACGAGTTCGCCATGGGTTCCTCCAACGAGACCAGCTTCTATGGCCCGGTGCGCAATCCCTGGGACCGCGAGCGGGTGCCGGGGGGCTCCTCGGGCGGGTCCGCGTGCGCGGTGGCCGCACGCCTCGCCCCGGCCGCGACCGGCACCGACACCGGCGGCTCCATCCGCCAGCCGGCCTCCTTGTGCGGTGTGACCGGCGTCAAACCGACCTATGGCCGCGTGTCCCGCTATGGCATGGTGGCCTTCGCCTCCAGCCTCGACCAGGGGGGCCCCATCACCTACACGGCACAGGACGCGGCGCTTCTATTGAACGCCATGAGCGGCTTCGACGCACGCGATTCCACCTCCGCCGAGCGCCCCGACGAGGACTACACGGCGAATCTCGACGCCCCGCTCACCAGGCTCCGGATCGGTCTGCCCAAGGAGTTCTTCGGTAGCGGGCTCAATCCCGGCGTCGCCCGGGTCATCGAGGCCGCGATCAAAGGGTTCGAAGGACTAGGCGCACGGGCAATCGAGATTGAGCTGCCCAACACCCCTCTCTCGATCCCGGCCTACTATGTCGTCGCCCCGGCGGAATGCTCCTCGAACCTGGCGCGCTTCGATGGGGTACGCTTTGGTTACCGCTGCGCCGCGCCGGCCGATCTCCACGATCTCTACTGCCGCTCGCGCGGCGAGGGTTTCGGCGCCGAGGTGAAGCGCCGCATCATGATCGGGACCTATGCCCTTTCGGCCGGTTACTACGATGCCTATTACCTCAAGGCCCAGCAGATCCGGCGTCTCATCCGCGACGACTATAGGCGTGCCTTCGAGCGCGTCGATGTCATCATGGGGCCGACCTCGCCCAGCGTGGCCTTCAAGCTCGGGGAGAAGACCGGCGACCCGATCACGATGTATCTCTCCGACATCTATACCATCTCGGTCAACCTGGCGGGCCTGCCGGGGATGTCCATCCCAGCCGGCTTCGCGGAGGGGCTGCCGGTCGGCCTGCAGCTCATCGGCGAGCACTTCGGCGAGGCGCGGCTCCTCAACATCGCCCACCGCTATCAGCAGGTGACCGACTGGCACCGGCGCACGCCACCGGGCATCGACTAG
- the gatB gene encoding Asp-tRNA(Asn)/Glu-tRNA(Gln) amidotransferase subunit GatB: MTDKRWEPVIGLEIHAQLATRSKIFSGAPTAYGAPPNTQACAVDLGLPGVLPVLNREAVRMAVRFGLAIEARVSRRSVFARKNYFYPDLPKGYQISQYELPIVAAGHTEIAFEDGTSKRVGITRAHLEEDAGKSLHEDFHGMSGIDLNRAGTPLLEIVSEPDLRTAREAVAYMRRIHTLVRYLGICDGNMQEGSFRCDANVSVRKTGEARLGTRAEVKNLNSFRFVERAIHHEIERQIAVLEAGGTVVLETRLYDPDRNETRPMRDKEEANDYRYFPDPDLLPLVLSEECIEALRADLPELPDAKRQRFIARYGLPAYDAAVLCASRELADFYEGAVAASGGQAKPCANWVMVEVLGALNREGKEIGQCPINPTMLGGLVRRITDGTISGKIAKEVFEAMWHGRGDADAVIETRGLQQISDEGAIGALIDEVLRDNPSQVAQYRQGKEQVLAFFVGQVMKKSRGKANPQRLNALLREKLGAG, encoded by the coding sequence GTGACTGACAAACGCTGGGAACCGGTCATCGGGCTGGAGATCCATGCCCAGCTCGCGACCCGGAGCAAGATCTTCTCGGGTGCCCCGACCGCCTACGGCGCCCCGCCCAACACCCAGGCTTGCGCCGTTGACCTCGGGCTGCCGGGGGTGCTGCCGGTCCTGAACCGGGAAGCGGTGCGCATGGCGGTCCGGTTCGGGCTCGCGATCGAGGCCCGGGTGAGTCGCCGCTCGGTGTTCGCGCGCAAGAACTATTTCTACCCGGACCTCCCGAAGGGCTACCAGATCAGCCAGTACGAGCTGCCCATCGTGGCCGCGGGCCACACCGAGATCGCGTTCGAGGACGGGACGAGCAAGCGCGTCGGCATCACCCGCGCCCACCTCGAGGAAGACGCCGGCAAGTCGCTGCACGAGGACTTCCACGGCATGTCCGGCATCGATCTCAATCGCGCCGGGACCCCGCTCCTCGAGATCGTCTCCGAGCCCGATCTGCGCACGGCCAGGGAGGCGGTGGCTTACATGCGCAGGATCCACACGCTGGTCCGCTACCTCGGGATCTGCGACGGCAACATGCAGGAAGGCTCGTTCCGCTGCGACGCCAATGTCTCGGTTCGAAAAACGGGCGAGGCGCGTCTCGGGACGCGCGCAGAGGTTAAGAACCTCAACTCCTTCCGCTTCGTCGAGCGCGCCATCCACCACGAGATCGAACGCCAAATCGCTGTCCTCGAAGCGGGTGGCACCGTGGTATTGGAGACGCGCCTCTACGATCCCGATCGCAATGAGACCCGCCCCATGCGCGACAAGGAAGAGGCCAACGATTACCGCTATTTCCCCGATCCCGACCTGCTCCCCCTGGTGCTCTCGGAAGAGTGCATCGAAGCGCTGCGGGCGGACCTCCCCGAGCTTCCCGATGCCAAGCGGCAGCGCTTCATCGCCCGATACGGGTTGCCGGCCTATGACGCCGCGGTGCTGTGCGCGAGCCGGGAGCTCGCCGACTTCTACGAGGGGGCCGTCGCGGCGAGCGGCGGACAGGCCAAACCCTGTGCCAACTGGGTCATGGTCGAGGTCCTGGGGGCCTTGAACCGCGAGGGAAAGGAGATCGGCCAGTGCCCGATCAATCCGACCATGCTCGGGGGGCTCGTGCGCCGGATCACCGATGGCACCATCTCGGGCAAGATCGCCAAAGAGGTCTTCGAGGCCATGTGGCACGGCCGAGGCGATGCCGACGCCGTGATCGAGACGCGCGGCCTCCAGCAGATCTCCGACGAGGGCGCGATCGGCGCGCTCATCGACGAGGTCCTGCGCGACAACCCGAGCCAGGTCGCACAATACCGCCAGGGCAAGGAGCAGGTGCTCGCCTTCTTCGTCGGCCAGGTCATGAAGAAGTCCCGCGGCAAGGCCAACCCGCAGCGGTTGAATGCGCTGTTGCGGGAGAAGCTCGGCGCGGGTTGA
- a CDS encoding phosphatidylinositol kinase, producing the protein MYPVLQIEDNAPDLPEQLGSKQKFWLHIGEQVYLFKIGRPGTGENWAEKVAAELCTLLGLPHAYYELAIWKHEKGVLSPAFVPRDGGLIMGNELLAEIHTDYPAHQIRRVRDYTLGRIQALLSLDEIRLPLDWAPPDASIRSAFDVFIGYLLLDAWIANQDRHHENWGMINYQGCIHLAPSYDHAASLGQNETDEARRERLATRDRGRHISRYVQKARSAIYAKKTDTTPLATIDAFQFAARKRPPAARYWLDRLHAITPGDCQGIFGQIPATEISETAAHFALTMLELNQSRLLHGELTS; encoded by the coding sequence ATGTATCCCGTCCTCCAAATCGAAGACAATGCGCCCGATCTTCCGGAGCAGCTGGGGAGCAAACAGAAGTTCTGGTTGCATATCGGGGAACAAGTTTACCTGTTCAAGATCGGGAGACCGGGAACCGGGGAAAACTGGGCAGAAAAGGTTGCCGCGGAGCTTTGCACACTGCTTGGCCTACCTCATGCCTACTACGAACTTGCGATTTGGAAGCACGAGAAAGGGGTGCTCTCGCCCGCCTTCGTCCCGCGGGATGGTGGGCTCATCATGGGTAATGAACTGCTCGCGGAGATCCATACGGACTATCCGGCTCATCAAATCCGCCGGGTCAGGGACTATACGCTGGGGCGCATTCAAGCCCTGTTGAGCCTGGACGAAATCCGGCTACCATTGGATTGGGCGCCGCCGGATGCTTCGATTCGCAGTGCCTTCGACGTGTTCATCGGTTATTTGTTGCTGGATGCCTGGATCGCGAACCAGGACCGGCACCACGAAAACTGGGGTATGATCAACTATCAGGGCTGCATCCACCTAGCGCCGTCGTACGACCATGCAGCCTCCCTGGGCCAGAACGAGACCGACGAGGCTCGCAGGGAGAGGCTGGCGACCCGTGATCGCGGACGCCATATCAGCCGCTACGTGCAAAAGGCGCGCTCCGCAATCTATGCCAAGAAGACGGACACTACGCCTCTCGCGACCATCGACGCCTTTCAATTCGCGGCTCGAAAGCGACCGCCAGCGGCAAGGTATTGGCTAGACAGATTGCACGCGATTACCCCCGGCGACTGCCAAGGCATCTTTGGCCAGATACCGGCTACGGAGATCAGTGAGACGGCGGCGCATTTTGCCTTGACCATGCTGGAACTAAATCAGAGCCGACTACTCCACGGGGAACTCACGTCATGA
- a CDS encoding HIRAN domain-containing protein, with protein sequence MKALYIAWQDPKNRSWHSVGRLTYDRGYYRFVYTRGALASPRFNYLGRMHDLRKHYVSETLFPLFSNRLLDSSRPEYPDYVQWLGVEAEADSMQLLARSGGTRATDQLCVYAHPEPNERGEIELFFFSHGLRYLDEGERQCFDRLKAGDRLQLKRDDENTHDRNALMVETEEPVKVGYCPRYLNRDLRRVMDIAEVKLTVERANPDAPLQFRLLCKAVFTPPLGFELFASDAYRPLAGAAVAA encoded by the coding sequence ATGAAAGCGCTCTATATCGCCTGGCAGGACCCGAAAAACCGTAGCTGGCACAGTGTGGGCCGCCTGACTTACGACCGGGGGTATTACCGGTTCGTTTATACCCGTGGTGCGCTGGCCTCGCCGCGCTTCAACTATCTGGGGCGCATGCACGACCTGCGAAAGCATTACGTGTCGGAGACCTTGTTCCCGCTGTTCTCCAATAGGCTACTCGACAGCTCACGCCCTGAGTACCCGGATTACGTCCAATGGCTCGGAGTGGAAGCGGAGGCCGATTCGATGCAGCTTCTGGCTCGCTCCGGCGGGACACGGGCTACCGATCAGCTCTGCGTCTACGCGCACCCCGAGCCGAACGAAAGGGGCGAGATCGAGCTGTTCTTCTTCAGCCACGGGCTGCGCTACCTCGACGAGGGGGAACGGCAATGCTTCGACCGACTGAAGGCTGGAGACCGCCTGCAACTGAAGCGGGATGACGAGAACACCCATGACCGTAACGCGCTCATGGTGGAAACCGAGGAGCCGGTCAAGGTGGGTTACTGCCCCCGCTATCTGAATCGGGACCTGCGGCGCGTGATGGACATCGCCGAGGTCAAGTTGACCGTGGAAAGGGCCAACCCAGACGCGCCCCTGCAATTCCGGTTGCTCTGCAAAGCCGTGTTCACGCCGCCGCTCGGCTTTGAGTTGTTCGCTTCAGATGCCTATAGACCCTTGGCGGGCGCGGCAGTGGCAGCGTGA
- a CDS encoding restriction endonuclease subunit S, producing MTEKEEANVGCGERSEPHQSRTMRFPLVTASYGLPKGWAEAKVGDLIGHDGLFCDGDWVESKDQDPTGDVRLIQLADVGDGEYRNKSNRFLTSAKAAELRCTFLRPRDLLVARMPDPLGRVCMFPGDTKASVTVVDVCVVRPATTIHTRWLMHQLNAPQMRQRVAALQSGSTRKRISRVNFAKIPFPLPPMSEQEGIASVADELFSDLDAGVAALMRARQKLKLYRASVLKAAVEGALTAEWRAQHPHTEPAAELRKRILAKRRHRWEEVQLATFKGKGQEPPKNWKAKYKEPVPPDATNLPPLPEGWCWANLDTLLVEGPQNGLYLPNTLYGRGTEILRIDDFQNGWVRPREELKRVEADQKATTTYALRDRDLVINRVNSMTHLGKCVLATDRLEGVLFESNMMRAQVASASEAKYVELYLRSEPGRRRLTRDAKWAVNQASINQQDVKRALLPLPPLAEQEAIVDAVEDQLSVIDHLEADLDAKLKNAQVLRQAILRHAFTGQLVPQNPNDEPASELLKRIAAEREARAREYAGRKLVGARNRRRRASRGGRLPA from the coding sequence GTGACGGAGAAGGAAGAAGCCAACGTAGGATGTGGTGAGCGAAGCGAACCGCATCAATCGCGAACGATGCGGTTCCCGTTGGTCACCGCATCCTACGGATTGCCGAAGGGGTGGGCGGAAGCAAAGGTCGGTGATCTCATCGGACACGACGGTCTCTTCTGCGACGGTGATTGGGTGGAGTCGAAAGATCAAGATCCCACCGGGGATGTTCGCCTGATACAACTCGCAGATGTCGGCGATGGCGAATATCGTAACAAATCGAATCGCTTTCTGACTTCTGCCAAAGCGGCCGAACTGCGTTGCACGTTCCTACGCCCCCGCGATCTCCTTGTCGCTCGGATGCCGGATCCGCTTGGCCGTGTCTGTATGTTTCCCGGCGACACGAAAGCCAGCGTTACCGTCGTGGATGTTTGCGTAGTCCGTCCAGCCACCACCATCCACACTCGATGGCTCATGCACCAGCTCAACGCTCCACAGATGCGTCAGCGTGTTGCCGCATTGCAGAGCGGCTCGACGCGTAAACGAATTTCGCGTGTAAACTTCGCGAAGATTCCTTTCCCGCTGCCGCCTATGTCCGAGCAAGAGGGCATAGCGTCCGTTGCTGACGAACTCTTCTCCGACCTCGACGCCGGGGTGGCGGCGCTCATGCGGGCGCGGCAGAAGCTGAAGCTCTACCGCGCCTCGGTGCTGAAGGCGGCGGTGGAAGGGGCGCTCACCGCCGAGTGGCGCGCGCAGCATCCGCACACCGAGCCCGCCGCCGAACTGCGCAAGCGCATCCTCGCCAAACGCCGCCACCGCTGGGAGGAAGTTCAACTGGCCACGTTCAAGGGCAAGGGCCAAGAGCCACCCAAGAACTGGAAGGCGAAGTACAAGGAACCCGTCCCCCCCGACGCCACCAACCTACCGCCGCTGCCGGAGGGCTGGTGCTGGGCAAATCTCGACACGTTACTCGTGGAAGGGCCGCAGAACGGGCTCTATCTCCCGAACACCCTCTATGGTCGCGGAACAGAAATCCTGAGGATCGATGATTTTCAGAATGGCTGGGTGCGGCCTCGCGAGGAACTGAAGCGGGTTGAGGCCGACCAGAAAGCAACCACGACATACGCCTTGCGTGACCGCGACTTGGTCATCAATCGCGTGAATAGCATGACTCATCTGGGCAAGTGCGTACTTGCCACCGACAGACTCGAAGGGGTCCTGTTCGAGTCAAACATGATGCGTGCCCAAGTCGCCTCCGCGAGCGAGGCAAAGTATGTTGAGCTATACCTCCGTTCGGAACCTGGCCGGCGGCGCCTTACCAGAGATGCCAAGTGGGCTGTCAATCAGGCGAGCATTAACCAACAAGACGTGAAAAGGGCTCTGCTGCCGCTCCCCCCTCTCGCCGAACAAGAAGCCATTGTCGACGCGGTTGAAGATCAGCTCTCCGTCATCGACCACCTCGAAGCCGACCTAGACGCCAAGCTGAAGAACGCCCAGGTACTTCGGCAAGCCATCCTCCGCCACGCTTTCACCGGCCAGCTTGTGCCGCAAAACCCGAACGACGAGCCGGCCTCGGAACTCCTAAAGCGTATCGCCGCCGAGCGCGAGGCCCGCGCCCGCGAGTACGCCGGCAGGAAACTGGTCGGAGCACGCAATCGAAGGCGCCGCGCGTCGAGGGGCGGCAGACTCCCGGCTTGA
- a CDS encoding DUF6364 family protein, producing the protein MKTRVTITLDPEVHARAKAVARARRTTVSGLIEAFLRSPDAAGSGGSLVDEMLGCAELRSVEPGRDPLYDALHARHIARRP; encoded by the coding sequence ATGAAGACCCGTGTCACCATCACCCTAGACCCCGAGGTACACGCCCGCGCCAAGGCGGTGGCACGGGCGCGGCGCACCACTGTTTCCGGCTTGATCGAGGCGTTTCTCCGGTCGCCGGACGCGGCCGGGTCGGGCGGTTCGCTGGTCGATGAGATGCTCGGCTGCGCCGAGCTACGCAGCGTGGAGCCCGGTCGCGATCCGCTCTACGACGCCCTGCACGCCCGCCACATCGCCCGCCGCCCTTGA
- a CDS encoding PIN domain-containing protein: MRILLDTDVLLDVALAREPFVADSADVLRWAEAGGAAAVAWHSVANCAYLLNGGGRPFLERLLRLVEVAPVATADARRALDLPLSDVEDAFQAAAALAWQADAIVTRNLVDYRRSPIPAVTPAQFLKRLRTA, translated from the coding sequence TTGAGAATCCTGCTGGATACCGACGTCCTGCTGGACGTGGCGCTGGCACGGGAACCGTTCGTCGCAGACAGCGCGGACGTGCTGCGCTGGGCCGAAGCGGGCGGCGCGGCGGCCGTGGCCTGGCACTCGGTGGCCAACTGCGCATACCTGCTCAACGGCGGCGGGCGGCCTTTTCTGGAACGCCTGCTGCGCCTCGTCGAGGTGGCGCCCGTGGCGACCGCCGACGCCCGGCGCGCTCTGGATCTGCCCCTGTCGGACGTCGAGGATGCGTTTCAGGCGGCCGCCGCGCTGGCCTGGCAGGCCGACGCGATCGTGACGCGTAACCTGGTGGATTATCGCCGTTCGCCTATCCCGGCCGTGACACCCGCGCAATTCCTGAAGCGCCTGCGGACCGCCTGA